TAAGCTCGATCCCCGACGGCTTTCCCCTGCCAACCGTGCATACCACGGACTTTTAAAAACCATTGTTGATGATAAAACATATACCGAATTCACTTCCGATTCATTGATCAGCGGGGTGGTACGATATTATACCAAACACCGGCCGGGAACGGATGGCCATATCCGTTCGCTTATTTATCAGAGTGTTGTCAGATACCGGATGAATATTACCGACAGCACTGTGCTGCTCCCGCTCAAAAAGGCAGAAAAAATGTTCTCCCTCCAACAGAAGGGAGACCCTTCCATTGCTTACCTGTTGAACTTTTTTCTCGGAAGCATACATGAAAAGAACAGCAATTTCACCATTGCCGCCGAGTATCGGCAAAAAGCCCTGCAATGTGCCAAAGTTGAAAAAAATCCGGCACACATTTTCGACAGCTATCTCGCACTCTTCTGGAATAGTTTGAAGTTGGAAAATCTTGACCGGGGAAAAGCATACCTCGACACACTGGACGCTATTTCCCCGAAAAGTGTGGATGAAGATTATTTTCTGCTGAATGCCCAATCTGTTTATTATGCTACTCAGAAACTATATGATAAAGCATTGGAAAAGGAAAAGGAGCTGCTTGGATTAGTGCCGTTAATGAAAGAAAAACCAGATATTTTCCGGATGTATTATTCCATTGCCGAACAATATCGCTATCTCGGCCGATTAGACAGCGCCATGCTCTATGCCTTGAAATCTATTGAACATATTCCCGACTCTAATTATGAGCTAAACTACCTGCTGTATGAAAATGTGGCAGATATAGCAGAAGAGCAGGGCGACTACAAAACAGCAAACAACTATCGAAGGGAAGCGGCCCTTGTTCATGATAAGACAATTGCAAAACAGAAAGATATCCATATATTGCAACTGGAAAAACAATATAATCACAGTGAGGCGGAAAACAAAGCATTGCGGGCTGAGGCACATGCAAGGATAGCCATAATTGTGATTCTTTGCCTGATCATTCTTCTAATCCTTTCAGCCATCTATATCCAGAAAAAAAACAACAGGGTAAAATTCGAAAAAATGGAGATGGAAAAGGAAATGAGGAAAAACAAACAGCAGCAGTTCACCATGAGTATCTATAATCGGATGTTAACCCAATTCTTTTTAATAGAAAAAGAACTAGGCGCCTTGGCCAACAAAGAGCGAAGGTTAAAACCCGATTTTGCCGACTTTATCGAACAGTTGCTGAAATCAATGTCAAAAAACTTAATAGACGGTTTTGCCCGTGATATTTCCGGAAAGAAATTCGAAGAGCTGACCGGCATCTCCCTTCCAGATGATATCAACAAATCTGAGTTATTGATGTTTTTTTTGATTTGCTGCGGTGTGACCAACAGCGATATGGCCATTATACTCAGAACCAGTGTTGCCAGCATACGTAGCAGAAAGAACCAGCTAAAAAATAAGCTGAAGGAGTCGGGAATCAATACTTCTTTCTTTGAACGGGTAAAAACACCTTCTTCATAACACTGCGGGAGCGTAAAGTGGTAACCTCAATATAATTTTGATAGTGAGCCTTATAGCTTATCCATAGGCGTAAAATTTAAAAAATATTTTATTAAAAACTCGAAGTATTACATATTTTATATTCTCTTTGTAATGAGTAATTAACACTACAAAAGAATATATTCATGAATAAAAAAATTACACTGTTTGTTTTTCTCTGTCTGTGCGGATCTTCTCTTTTTTCCACATCCGTCAATCGCGGAGAGTCTGCCGATCCGAAAGTTATTACCCTGAAAGAACAGGAGAAGAGTACACGAAGTGTCACTATTGCCACAGTTGCCGCATTTTTATACAATGAAGCCGTAATGGTTACCGTAGGTAATTATGCCGGTGGTGTTTCCATTCTTATCACAGGATCAGGTGGTATGCGGCAACAATCGTTTAACATAACCAATACCGGAGAGTGTGTCGTGGATATTTCCACTTTCGGGGAAGGATTGTATTATATACAGGTTATCCTGGAGAGTGTAAACTATGAAGGATATTTCGAGTACAGGAAACTGTGATGGAATAACCTATTGGCGGATCCGACCCGTAATCGGGTTGTTACGGGAATTTTAACATCATAAAAATAATACCGAACATGAAACGAGCTATTTTACTTTCATTGACCCTGCTGCTGGCGATGGCTGTCAAAGCGCAGCAGAAGTTGACTTACGCGTACGACGCCGCCGGTAACCGGGTGGGGCGTACCATAGTGCTTGAACCCCGGAGTGCTTCCGATTCGGAGAACCCGGCCGACACGGTCTTCTTCGAGGAGACTCTCGATGATACACAGGTCAGGATCTATCCCAATCCCGTTGAAACACAGATGACCATCCGGGTTTCCGGTTACGCCCCCTCCATGCAGGGTGAATATTCTCTTTACAATATAACCGGGATCATCGTGGCAAAACGGCGCATCACGGGCGAGACGACCCTTGTCGATATGGGCAGGTACCCCAAAGGGATATACATCCTGCATATTATTCTGAATGGTCAACCCACTGCCTGGAGGGTGATCAAGAAATGATTTGTTGATTTGCCGGTTCAATAATGATAACCCATTACTTAAAAAACACATGCGTATGAAAACATTTTACACTTTGAATAGAAATCTTCCGCTCTGTTTATTGCTCGGCATCAACCTGTGGGTTTTGCCGGGAACGAAAGCGTTTTGCCATACAGGCAATGATACGATACCAAAAACGGGGCATATACATGTCTGTACGGATGAATCGTGCGACCATGTACATTATAATGATTCGGGATTCTTTGTTTCCAATAACTTATATGATAAACAAACCGGATATACCATTGAACCGGAAGTTTTAGGCGAAGGTGATACTCTTTACCATTATAGGTTTAAAGGGTTTGTGCTGGACGATATTAAGTCAGGTGTTCCTGCCTTGATCTCCAATGCAGACAAAGTGTTGAAAAATAAGTATATGCAGGAAAACGGTGCTGTGGTTGAGTTATCTGCGCAGGTAATGTCCGTCGACCAAAGTAAGTCTGAGGGGAAAATCGATTTTACTGAAGGAGTTACCCCTTCGGGAGGGAAATTCTATTCCATACCTGTTCCGACGGCACCTGTTGCGTCATCTGCACCTCAGATAGCATTGACTTATAACAGTCAGGCCGGCAATGGAGTTGCAGGTTACGGATGGAATATTTCGGGTTTATCTGCCATAACGGCATCAGGAAAATCTGTCTATTACGATAATGTGACTACCCCCTTGGATCTTTCCAAACCGGAAGAATGCACGTTTTACCTGGATGGAACACGACTGATCCCTAACACCGGAAGTTTAACCGACTACCACTATGAAACGGCCCAGGGATTTGTATTGGTGAAAAAACACATGTACGAATCCAACATAGCCTATTTTTCCGTAGCGTACCCTGACGGGCGTACCGCTACGTTTGGGTTTACCGACAACATGTCAATGAGGCACATATACCCGTTAACCGAAATAAAAGACCTGAAAGGATACCTGATTAACTATGAATATAAAAATTTTACTGAATCAGGGAACAATTACTACGTTTCCCATATCAGGTACGGCGGCAAAACCAAGGCTGCGCATTTAGCGGAAATACGTTTCAACTATGAAACGCGCACCGATTATACCCCTGTATATGTGGACGGAACTGCCATCTCGGCAAAACTACTCCTGAAAAGCATTGTTTCCTATAATTCCGTTAACGAGACCAATGAGTTGCGGACTTATTCCCTGGCACATGTCCTCAATAATGTATGGCAGCTTACACGGATCGATTGCAAGACCGGTCCCAAGTCTTTGAATCCTTTGCAGTTTACATACGAATACTATTACCCCGGTTCGCAAGGCAGCCTGATAAAGGAAACAGAACAGTTCTTGTCTTCTTATTTCGCGAGCGGATCAACAGCCAGGCCGGTATACGTGCGCGGTAAATTTATCAGGAACCGTTTCAATGACGGGTTGGTCACCTTTCCCGGAAATTACAGCCCCTATACAGAGATCGGTAAAAGGGTCATCACAAAATGGCCTTTCAAGTACACGCATGAATTGTATGGAAGCAATTGTAGTCCGAATCAGGATATCCTGATTGCACCGGGGCTTTCCTTTATCAGCCAGATGCATACAATCAAAGCCGAAGACGGATTTCAGACAATTTCTGCCGTCGATGTGAACGGCGACGGAGTAGATGAGATCGTGAAAGTGAATTTCCACAGCGTAAATGTCTCCGCCAATGCGACTGTGCTAAAGATAACAATCTATTCGACGCCGTCGGGCACTATCTCTTCCCGTTGGTACACAGTGAATGTAGGAGGATATTACAACGACGGGAGGGAAACCTATAGCCCCATGTCGAGAGAGTACTTTTTCGGGGACTTCAAAGGGGACGGAAAGATGCAGTTGCTGACAATTTCGCATAATAAAGGTCCGAAAAATACCGACCGCACTTCAATTTTCTCATTAATCGATTTGAATACAGGTTCCAGAATTTATGAAGGCAGCCTTTTTTCGTTCGGTCTCTACGATGGACAATATACACACACTATAGATGTCAATGGTGATGGAAAAACCGAACTCTGCTATGCATCTTCATCGGGATGGAAAGTCTATACGCTGAGCGGCACTTCTTTTACAGCCCTTCCATTTTCCTCATCCCTGACAAGGACGGAATTCTACAGGAACGAACTGATTGGCGACCTTAATGGCGATGGAATGGCCGATATCCTGATCCCCCCTGTCAACTCTTACCAGGACAGGACGTACGCTCCCATACCTGTCTGGGCACCCAGTATGTGTTATAATTGTGGTACACCTCATCCTATTATCAATGAATATTCGCATAATTGCAGGAAATGCAACTACGATGTTACTAATTTCGTGTCTATCTATAATTTATATTGCAACGAGTGCAATTCGAGTTTGCAGTCATGTCAAGGATACGGTACACCCTATAATGTGGATGATGCCTGCTGTCCGACACACGGGAGGAGTGTTTACAAAGAGGTTGACCTTGGTTATGTTGATAACGGGAACACATGGACTGTGTATTTGTCCACCGGCAAGGGGCATGTGAAGAGCACTCAATCCGTAACAAATGCGGAATCGGGGGAGACCTATTTTCTGATGGATGTCAACGGTGACGGGAAAAGCGACCTGTTGCGATTGAAAAATAACCGGGTAAGAGCATTCCTTAATAAACATGGTATAATACAAAACACGGCTACCGGAAATGAAGTCACGGTTACCGCGAATTCGAAGATATTACCGGCCAATGTGGTGGAATTCCGCAATTCCA
This window of the Proteiniphilum saccharofermentans genome carries:
- a CDS encoding tetratricopeptide repeat protein; the encoded protein is MGRDNLKVILMLFLLLWIPLSCDNEGERQTYIRLQQWDNQLGKYPETIADSLRKLDPRRLSPANRAYHGLLKTIVDDKTYTEFTSDSLISGVVRYYTKHRPGTDGHIRSLIYQSVVRYRMNITDSTVLLPLKKAEKMFSLQQKGDPSIAYLLNFFLGSIHEKNSNFTIAAEYRQKALQCAKVEKNPAHIFDSYLALFWNSLKLENLDRGKAYLDTLDAISPKSVDEDYFLLNAQSVYYATQKLYDKALEKEKELLGLVPLMKEKPDIFRMYYSIAEQYRYLGRLDSAMLYALKSIEHIPDSNYELNYLLYENVADIAEEQGDYKTANNYRREAALVHDKTIAKQKDIHILQLEKQYNHSEAENKALRAEAHARIAIIVILCLIILLILSAIYIQKKNNRVKFEKMEMEKEMRKNKQQQFTMSIYNRMLTQFFLIEKELGALANKERRLKPDFADFIEQLLKSMSKNLIDGFARDISGKKFEELTGISLPDDINKSELLMFFLICCGVTNSDMAIILRTSVASIRSRKNQLKNKLKESGINTSFFERVKTPSS
- a CDS encoding DUF3244 domain-containing protein, whose product is MNKKITLFVFLCLCGSSLFSTSVNRGESADPKVITLKEQEKSTRSVTIATVAAFLYNEAVMVTVGNYAGGVSILITGSGGMRQQSFNITNTGECVVDISTFGEGLYYIQVILESVNYEGYFEYRKL
- a CDS encoding T9SS type A sorting domain-containing protein, with amino-acid sequence MKRAILLSLTLLLAMAVKAQQKLTYAYDAAGNRVGRTIVLEPRSASDSENPADTVFFEETLDDTQVRIYPNPVETQMTIRVSGYAPSMQGEYSLYNITGIIVAKRRITGETTLVDMGRYPKGIYILHIILNGQPTAWRVIKK